Within the Streptomyces sp. R41 genome, the region CGCCCACGGCAAGGGTTGCGTCCAGGAGCCATCCCAGCGTGCCGAGTACGGCGGGGCCGCCGGAGTCGCGGTCGTAGCGGGCCGCCGAGGTGCCCACGGCCGCGGAGACCGTCAGGAAGCCCGCGGCGGTGTGCGCCGCGCGCAGCCGGGCCACCAGGCGGCGCCCGTACCAGAACCCGGGCCGGCCGAGCCCGGTGCGGCCGGTCTCCTCGTCGGGCTCGGCCCTGCGGGACATCGGCTGCTGCGACTCGTACGCGCTCCAGGTGCGGTGGGACAGGTACCACAGGAGGCCGGTCAGCGCGGCGGGCACCAGACAGGCCAGGGCGAGACGGCGGCCCGGCTGACTCCACCAGCCGCCGCCGGACACGTCGGGTGAGAGGAACCCCAGCCAGCTGTGCTCCTCGACGCACGCGCGCGTGCCAGCGCACTGCCAGGCGGTCAGGTCGAGGGCGACCTCGCAGGCGGCGGCGACCAGCAGCACCGTGAGAGTGAGGCCGGCGAGGCGGACGAGCAGGCCGTACAGGCGGACCGTCCGTTTCCGGCCGCGGGTGGTGGGGCGCATCCAGTGCGCGAGGTTGACCACCATGAAGGGCAGCAGTAACAGCCACAGGGCGCGGGCGCCGTTGCCCGAGGTGAGGTTGCACCACACGTAGGCCTCGCGCACCGGTCGGCCGCGGTAGTCGTCGGGACGCTGTTCCGCGTCGGCGTCGTCGGCGCGCCGGAAGACGGCCGCCGTCGCGTCGCCGGTGATCCGTACCGTCCGTGGATCGTTGAGCATCTCCTCCGGTGTGGTCCCGCCGACTCCGTGGACCAGGAGTTCTAGGGCGGTTTCGGCCTTTTCTGGCCGCTGTGCGGGGCTGTCGAGCTCCCCCGTCGAGGCATGTTCCCGTGCACGTTCCACTGTTCTGTACTTCCCCCGTGCCGCGTGTGGCGTGTGTCATGTGCAGGTATAAGGATCTCCACTCCGGGGGGTGTGCACACGCGTAGTCACGGAATCTCCCCGATACGTGTGACAGTGAGGGCACGGGAGGCGCCCGGTGTCCGTGCGGTGCAGTGGCGCGACTGTCGGTGACCCGTGCGAGGATGGGGCGTCCTCAGGACCTCGGACAAGGAGAATGTCCACGTGGGAGTGGGTTCGGACGGAGTGTCGGGCGGACAGTGGAGAAGGGACCGGAGCGGACGTGAGTGAGAATCAGAACCTCCTCGCGGAGCAGCGCCGCGCACTGATCCTGGACGAGGTGCGCCGCCGCGGTGGCGTCCGCGTGAACGAACTGACCCGGAAGCTCGGCGTCTCCGACATGACGGTCCGCCGCGACCTCGACGCCCTCGCCCGGCAGGGCGTCGTGGAGAAGGTGCACGGTGGCGCGGTGCCGGTGGTCGAGGCGAGTACGCACGAGCCGGGGTTCGAGGCCAAGTCGGGTCTGGAGCTGACCGCCAAGGAGGACATCGCGCGCGCCGCCGCCGAGTTGGTCGCTCCGGGCTCCGCGATCGCGCTCTCGGGCGGTACGACGACGTACGCGCTGGCCCATCAGCTCCTGGACGTCCCGGACCTGACCGTGGTCACCAACTCGGTGCGCGTGGCAGATGTGTTCCATTCCGCTCAGCGCACCTCCGGTCAGCGGCAGGGCGCCGCCACGGTCGTCCTGACCGGCGGAGTGCGTACGCCGTCCGACTCCCTCGTCGGGCCCGTGGCCGATCAGGCCATCGCGGCGCTCCACTTCGATGTGCTCTTCCTCGGCGTGCACGGGATATCGGTAGAGGCGGGCCTGTCGACGCCGAACCTGGCGGAGGCAGAGACCAACCGGCGGCTCGTGCAGTCCGCACGGCGTGTCATCGTGGTCGCCGACCACACCAAGTGGGGCACGGTGGGCCTGAGTTCGTTCGCCGCGCTCGAACAGGTCGACACGCTGGTCACCGACGCCGGGCTGCCGGCCGAGGCACGTGTGGAGGTCTCGGAACACCTGAGGCGCCTGGTGGTGGCCGGTGAGCCCGGAGACGGTACAGACATCTGACGGTCCGCCAGCTATGGTGACGCCGCCCCGCGCCGCCGGTGACGCTGTCCGCGCCACCATTGGTGCGGGCGCGCCCTGGTCATCGCCCGCTGCCGCCCGGGACTCCGTTCCCGCAAGGGGGTTTCGTTCATGGCACGCCGTCTGCGTCCGGTGGGACCCGACTTCGTCGAGAACGCTCCACTGCGTCTGGTCTTCGCGCGTGTGGTGACCGCCCCTCCCGAGGCGGTCTTCCACGCGCTCGCCGAGGACGTGTCCGGCTGGAGCGAGTGGTTCTCGGCCGTGACGCTCGCCCGGCCGACCCAGGACGGCGCCGGGCGCGAGGTCCGGCTCAAGGGCGGCACACGCTTCGAGGAGACGGTCCTGGTGGCCAAAGCTTCCGAGGTGTACGCGTACCGGGTGGACGTCACGAACGCGCCCGGGGCCCGCGCTCTGGTCGAGGAGTGGCGGCTCACGCCCGACGGGACGGGCACGCGGGTGCAATGGACCTTCACCGCCGACGGGACGACCCTCTTCCGGGCGGCCCTCACACTCGGTCGGGCAGGATTGGGCCGCGCCTTCCGTGACGCGGTGACGGCGCTGGACCGACGACTGGCGTCGACGACGGCCTGAAGCCGGGCCGGGCCTTTGGCCATTGGCCTCCATTGGCCTCCATTGGCCTTTGGCCTTT harbors:
- a CDS encoding DeoR/GlpR family DNA-binding transcription regulator encodes the protein MSENQNLLAEQRRALILDEVRRRGGVRVNELTRKLGVSDMTVRRDLDALARQGVVEKVHGGAVPVVEASTHEPGFEAKSGLELTAKEDIARAAAELVAPGSAIALSGGTTTYALAHQLLDVPDLTVVTNSVRVADVFHSAQRTSGQRQGAATVVLTGGVRTPSDSLVGPVADQAIAALHFDVLFLGVHGISVEAGLSTPNLAEAETNRRLVQSARRVIVVADHTKWGTVGLSSFAALEQVDTLVTDAGLPAEARVEVSEHLRRLVVAGEPGDGTDI
- a CDS encoding SRPBCC family protein yields the protein MARRLRPVGPDFVENAPLRLVFARVVTAPPEAVFHALAEDVSGWSEWFSAVTLARPTQDGAGREVRLKGGTRFEETVLVAKASEVYAYRVDVTNAPGARALVEEWRLTPDGTGTRVQWTFTADGTTLFRAALTLGRAGLGRAFRDAVTALDRRLASTTA